The sequence GGCCTGCAGCGCCAACTGCAATTCTTCTTGTGTTTTATTGTTGCCATGAAAAAGTATCTTCTCCGCCGGAAATCCGGCGCTGAGAGCGGTATAGAGTTCGCCGCCGCTGACCACATCGAGATACAGTCGCTCCTGTTCGATAATCCGGCAGACGGCCTGATTCAACAGCGCTTTGCCGGCATAGACAATCTGAGCGTTGGCATAATCGGCAAAACCGCGCCAATAGTCACGGCAGTGCTGACGAATCAGAGTTTCATCCATCACATAAAGCGGCGTCCCAAAACGGGCAGCCAAAGCGCTCAGTTCGATGCCGCGGGTTTCCAGATGCCCGAGACTGTTTATTGCAATTTGCGGGGGGCAGCGATAGCTTGGTCTCATGGTCTTCTTCACTCTTTCTCGAAAAATTGCAGGCTTGTCTTTTTTTCAGTTTGCGGTTCGCTGACTTCTGCGGTTTTGCTGCGGTCAAACAGCGCCTGCACAAAGACAGAGGGATCAAAATCGCGCAAGTCCTCAATGCCTTCGCCCAAACCGACCAACTTGACCGGCAGATGCAGTTGTTCCGCAATGGCAATCACAATACCGCCTTTGGCGGTACCATCCAGTTTGGTCAGAGCCAGGGCGGTCACCTTCGCCACCTCACTGAACGCCTTGGCCTGCAGCACCGCATTCTGACCGGTGGTGGCATCCAGCACGAGCAGGGTCTCATGCGGTGCGTCCGGTATTTCCCGCTGAATGATGCGGTAGATCTTATTCATCTCTTCCATCAAGTGCGATTTATTGTGCAGACGTCCTGCCGTATCAATCAGAATCAAATCGCTGTGCCGGGCTCTGCCGGCGTTGATCGTATCAAAAACGACCGCCGCAGGATCCGCTCCCGGCTGATGCCGGATGAGTTCCACATCGGCGCGCTCACACCAAATCGCCAATTGATCGATGGCGGCGGCGCGGAAGGTATCGGCGGCAGCCACCAGTACCTTCAAGCCCTGCTGATGATAACGATTGGCCAGTTTTCCCACCAGCGTCGTCTTACCTACGCCATTGACGCCGACCACCAGGATGATA is a genomic window of Negativicutes bacterium containing:
- the ftsY gene encoding signal recognition particle-docking protein FtsY, with amino-acid sequence MGFFEKLKQSLAKTQEAFVGKIDQVFSRFQKVDEELFDELEEIMISADLGVSTTEFLLTNVRKRVKKEHIEEAAEVKRLLQEEMSAILKSEIMPLNIQAGRMNIILVVGVNGVGKTTLVGKLANRYHQQGLKVLVAAADTFRAAAIDQLAIWCERADVELIRHQPGADPAAVVFDTINAGRARHSDLILIDTAGRLHNKSHLMEEMNKIYRIIQREIPDAPHETLLVLDATTGQNAVLQAKAFSEVAKVTALALTKLDGTAKGGIVIAIAEQLHLPVKLVGLGEGIEDLRDFDPSVFVQALFDRSKTAEVSEPQTEKKTSLQFFEKE